In the Salvia splendens isolate huo1 chromosome 16, SspV2, whole genome shotgun sequence genome, taacaTAAAGAAAGCCCAACTACTTATTAATTCTTTAGCCCAAAGATGAGCCCAAGGTTCTTATTCCCTTTCCTCATTGAAATCGGTCCAACTAATTAAATAAGTTGTGGCCCAAGAAATCAGTCCAAAAGAATTTAAAAGTGGAGCCATACTTTTCATGATTTACAAATCAAATTCTAACGAAGAAAGGAGGCCTCTCACTTCACGGTCTCACTCTCATATCTTTAtctttaataatataaaaggCGAATTATGAAGctatttttaaatatacaaCGATAAGcctttatatattattaaaagaAAACGCTATACTATTAAATAGCTCATAATGTATGATCGGCAGaaaaatgttactccctccatccccaaagaaTACGTAATTTAGGTTCGGCACGAATTTagatacaaaattgataaagtaagagaaatgtagagagaaaaaataattaaagtattgttagtgaaaaatgagtctcacctcattaaagaTTTTATTATTGTGAATTTAATCCTAATATGCATTGATAATTTGATATGCAATTACACTAAAAGAAACGACAATGCCAACAATCTACAAAATTTACTTCATGCCTAATATTTGGCAGAATGTCAAACATGCATTTAATGACAAAGTTAATGATTTTTTACACATGgatctttattttattgactgcaatttatattaattataagtTTCAACGTGATTTTAAAACAATTTCAATGCAGACTTTTTTATTGCAATTTTGTAAtgcaataaaaattaataatgattGTTGCAATTTTTAATGTATAGTGGAAATTTTTAATGACCGAACCCGAGTTTTAGTAACGAAAGTAATTACAACTTCTAATGATACGGTAATAAAATTCTATAAAggtaaattttcaaaaaaataaattcatattaATCAATTTTGGTCAATTAGAGAACTTTAAAAGAggaaattaatactccctccgccctaTTATAAGTGAGCCATTTCCATTTTAAGCAAAAAAAatcgtctctcttactttatttttcccacatactttatttttttcgcTCTATTTTTtacctctttcttactttccctctctactttaactctttaaataCTAATTCCTTAAATCTTGTGCCAAAAGAAGTGGCTCGCTATGGAGGAAGTATTGGTATTAAACTCTTTAAATACCAATACCATATTTCCTTTATTGCTCGTCACATACAAATAGTCCATATTCATTTATGACAACCTTTTCTCTTtgaatttatcatttatgggtcccactatccactacacaatttcaaactcatttttaCTCTAAGGAATCAATATCATTCCAATAGTATGTGAATCACTCGGCCAGAGTTTCTTCTTTCAAAATATACTCCTAAGAACTTATTCTCCTCTCACCAACTAGTCCACATCAAAAGAGTCCACTAAAATCCAAGCTACAAGAGAAAATGCTACTCTAGAGTAGGAATATTAGTCCTCTCCAAAACATCTCTGGTGTTAATaattttactaacatcagaagtTTTGGACTGTAAATGCAAAGGTACAGCTTTAACTGGGGCATCTTCATTTCTAAATTCAGTAACTTGCTCAGCTCTAGAATTATTTCTTGGCACAATCACAGGTATTACATCAGATCTGTTGAATAAGAGATTTGCTACTGATTGGGGCTTGTCGCTTCGGGTTTGTTGAACTGGAAATTGATGGTGCATTGGCCGGCAGTGTCTTTGAAACCACACTGATATTTGACTTTTGAGGAGTGATTGGAGGAGCTACAGTGAGCAGGTAAAAGAACATTTAGTTCAACTGAAAAATCAAATACAGTTGGGGAGGGTGGGGGGACTGTAGAGAAGACAAAAATGAGGCTTACATGCACTTGATTTAGAATCCTTATCTGAATTTTGGGGGACAGAGAGCCTTGTTAGAGATCTAGTTTCCTTCACCACATCAGCATTATTTGAAAGAGAAAGCCTGCCCAAATTGGCCTTCACATTGTCCTCTGTGGTTACAGATGAACCACCAGAATTTGATTTTGCATCATTATCATCAGTTAATCGAGCAGTTTTTCCAATTGCATATGGTTCAATCCGCTGGTATCATCACAAGGGAGAAAAACACTCAGGAGTTTGGACACAAACAACATGAGGGTTTTATGAATCGTATAAACTATGACTTTGTTAATCATACCGAAATGTCTACAACCCAAACTCCAACACAACTCTGATTATAAGAACATCCTAGAAGCTTTCCTTCATGGATATTCATATCTGATAGTTTAGACCACCCCACATCTACAGTATCATGACTTCTGATTGGCTCCCATGAGAAAACCTACGACCAAggcataaagaaaaaaaaaaaaaaagactattAGATGGGCCAGACAAAAGCCTAATATATACCTTGGAAGTAACTAAAACATCAAGAGCATACTTTCAAATTCTCATGCAAGCCACAAAGCAGGGTTTTCCCATCAGGATTGAAGATCATACTGCGCACTCCAGTGGTCTGGATTTGGAACAATTAAACAATAATTACTCAAAGCTAAGTCAAGAATATTAACAACCGGTCTAAGTTACAGAGTTAAAGATAGGGGAGATATGTAGAGAAGCTGCAAAGAGCAGAATTAgtgattataaattaaaaaacctCAGGTCCAGTCGAGCCAATTAACTCAAATGTATCCCAGAATTTTACAGTTCTATCAGCTGAACCTGTcaaagaattaaaaaataaaacaaaaaattcagAAAGTATAGCAATCATAAAGAAGGATTCATCGTGGAAATAAATAAATGCTACCATACAATGTAGAAGGATTCATCGTGGAAAAAGTTTAAGTATTATGGGGAGTTTGCAATGATCCTTTTTACTTAAATAcgaataaaattttatatttcttatGATCTTATCCCAAACAACAATGATGCATTAATAAGTTAACAAAACAAAAGGATTGTGCTTAGGAGCTATCCCTGCatcatatattataaataaaataatttatgcaAATCCTACTATCAGAATACACGTTCCTCGATTATTTCTTGATCCTCAGTTCCATATCCTTTATTTCCGTTTTCAGTTAGAAACCGGCAATACACTTAAATTAAATATGATTATTCTGACTTAGGACACTAGGGCTAGATGAAAATATAGACCGGTCCGGATCCACTGTACAAAATTGAAATACCATAACATTCTGAAGAACCACATCACGAAAAAATATGAAACCACAATGACTTGCAAAACACTTGATGAGTTAATCAATGGCTATTTAAATACAATGTTCAAAAATAATAGAAAGAAGAAATGTGCAGACATAAGTACCAAATCGCGGCCGCTTAGTCGGAATGGGGGTTCTTCCAAATAGTCAACCATGGGGTCAACCCCGACCTCATAAAACAAACGAGGAAAGAGCAAATCGAGCATTTCAAGACTCCTTTCTCTAGAAAGTCAAGTTGTGGACTTCTCAACAACTCGTACCGTTGACGGTTAGAATCAATGCttgattaatttaatactacacacattattgTTTTGGAATGTTGATTAAAGCAAGTACGTATTAATTAATTGTGCAGGCTTGGAGTAACAATTTGTATAAGAGTGTGGAGCATAAAGTGATGGCTAATCCTAACGTAGAGAGATTCTCAGTGGCCTACTTTCTTTGCCCTTCTTATGAGTCTATGATCAAGAGTTGCAAACAGCCATCTCTTTATACTAATTTCACCTTTGCAGAGTATAGAGCCAAAGTGCAGGAAGATGCCAGATTATTTGGTCGAAAATTCGGCCTATCTAGGTTTCTACCATCATAATTATTCatacattaatatatataagtcaAATAAATGCATCATTGTTTAGAAAGGGAATAAGAGTATACCACCTTTTGtgtttaattagtaaaaaactaggagtatatattttccTATATATTGTGTTTCTGATAATTAAATGTAAGAAGACTATTGTTTGAAGAGATAATACCCATATTATTACTAGCTAGCTATTTCCAAAACTTGCTCTTACGTGACTTGGAACAATTATAAAATGCTTAAAGCGGAATATGTATGGTAAGTCAAAATATAATCGAGTCTGGTTTTTgagattataattatttaaaatatatatatatagggtcatgatctatggcaaacaccccttaaccaaataactagagaacaaataatagccacaagatcaagaaaatcaagggctaatattaatacatgtgattttggaatttaaaggagaaattagttccatctatcaaaatttacttcacaataacaaggaggggtataatggtcattgcatagaaAAAATTAGATTACCACCACTGTCAAAAAAATGGATAGCAGTAGCAGTAACACACTATCACGGAGATCTACACCGCCCCTTGCGACTCTCACCGCGTCGGCACCACTGTCACCGCTACCTCTCCCACCGCCGCAACTCCTCTCTCGTGGTGCCGCCCGCGCCGCCACGCTCCAGCTCTGCGTGCTGCCCAACTGCCACATCTTCCAGCTGTACCACGCCCCCCGCGGTGCTCTGCCGCTTCCTCGTCGACCCCGACGTGATCCTGGTGGGGCTGTGGAACCACAGTGACGCGGCGATGCTGATGCGCTCGAGGTGGGGGAGCTTGTGGATGTGCGGGAGCCGGCGCACGAGCTGAGGGGGTGCTGGCTGGGGGCGTCGATGGGGGAGCTGGCGGATGAGGTTTTGGGGATTTACTGGATGGGGAAGGATAATGCGGTGGGAAGGAGCGACTGGGAGGATGAGGATCTCACGTGGGAGCAGGTCGAGTATGCGTGCCATGATGTGTTTCTTTCTTATTTGATCACTATAATCATGGATTAAGTAACAAATGTTTGTTGCAAGGAGCACCTGATTACCAAAATCACCATCGATACCATACTTCCAGTAGCTACTTTAGGATTTATGAGATTGCAATTCAGTCAAATGAATCAAAAGACTTGTACAAataatgctaatagtgatgtgttttgtaaacaacagtgaagtaaaataatggtaagagtgatgtgttttgtaaacaagagtgaagtaaaatcagaataagagtgatgtgttttgtgaacaagagtgaagtaaaatcagaataagagtgatgtgttttgtgaacaagagtgaagtaaaatcagaataagagtgatgtgttttgtgaacaagagtgaagtgttttctgaacaagagtgaagtgttttctgaacaagagtgaagtgttttgtgaacaagagtgaagtaaaatcagaataagagtgatgtgttttgggaacaagagtgaagtaaaatcagaataagagtgaagtgttttgtgaacaagagtgaagtgttttgtgaacaagagtgaagtaaaatcagaataagagtgatgtgttttgggaacaagagtgaagtaaaatcagaataagagtgatgtgttttgggaacaagagtgaagtaaaatcagaataagagtgaagtgttttgtgaacaagagtgaagtgttttatgaacaagagtgaagtgttttctgaacaagagtgaagtaaaatcagaataagagtgatgtgttttgtgaacaagagtgaagtaattgAGTCATATTTGATCATTAAGCTGATTATTGGGCTATTGCCATATTAATGTTTATCCAATTTTGTTTTGACGTATTCACAGTCACATACACATTACTGAAATATTTCGAATCATATCCATCTTCTTACTAATACGTCAAATTTCTAACTACAATTAGAATGGGACCTTGaatcatgaaaaaaaatatgtgggGTCTTAATTGATGGGCAACAAAAAGAATCAGAAAAATTGGAATCCCTTTATAAGGTTTCAAGGTCATTTTGCTTCACAGATAAATTCAAATCCCAATTGAAAGTGTTAAGATTACTCAACCTAATCGGAGATGGTTTATTGCGAACGAAGAAGATGAATGGAATCGAAAATATGATTCGAACTGATCGGCGAGAGATTACAGTATGGAATTGGGGAAAAAGCTTCAGCCGCACAAGCTATTATTCATTCCGCCGATTTCTTTGATTGCTTGCCGGACGACGTCGTCTTTTCTATTTTCGGCAAATTGCAAGACGCGAAATCGCTGTGCCTGTCCATGTCCACCTGCAAGCGCTTCCGATCCATCGCCCCACAGTATGTAatatagttatttaaatttcataatgtaatttcctaaaatacccttggcctattttatataattaaaataaataatatttgttctattaagatgtgtggctgagatttgttctctagttatacacttaagattagttatatcttgatcactaccctatatatatatatatattgtcacgaccacatctccctagtcaaagaaagtgtagctttaccgcgactaaaacatactgaaactgtctcaactcatcataagatccttaaatcaaaagaaacattgtctgaagtgtgttgagggtacaaatcatgctgaatcagagtagttatgagaaattgtctttgttaaatgaatgttctgaatttgcgcaacggaagagtaccaagacagatgtagtatgtatgaagacacactacacccgctaccttcctacttatttggtcttctgtcccaacacctcctcggctttgacaacaatcaacctgcacattaaggaaaaacaaaatgcagggctgagtacttgatgcactcagtgggctcatgccgaaaatattttcttttagttgtcagccaagctgagtgaacgcggggttttactgaaaatctatcccggtcactaaaatctgttatttctttctgaaaatagactgcagtctcttaaacttctgatgatatgccatatcagttgcgtgaatcgggaatgtggccacattccacgaccactgggccggccaacctggcgctagctcacgacccacggaccggccaacctagcgctagctcacggtccctatgtgtacactagtccgagtaggatttactgacctactgggacccgaattcgatttaactgggttggcatagccaacagataggcaatcataaaacaaaacatggcatgacaacacattcaaataatcatattttcacataaagcatgctttaaaagaaggaagagaaaccccacctcaattgcttaactcTTGCAAAAACGGGTTCTTTTCTGTCCTGGGATTACGCGTCGAgtgacgacgttcctttacaaagttgaatatacttaaattaggctttttaaagaaaatgcttatcttgcatgaatgcatgcctaagcgtgtgctattttattttatctctttctttcgaaaattagagatctaaattctttaattaaaactgtgactattaaagtccgctttaattattttatcgaAAACTATTTCATCACGGCTCATAAATCCTCTTCTTCCGCAGCTTAGgaaactaaattaattaagcTCCAAGCCCAATTCCTTAACTCAATTCCTTCCTGACACAAATTTATTTTCAAGCTCGTCGATTGAATCTCGGTCCAGTTTAAATGATTGGTCTTTTCCCCTTAATTAATTCAGGcccaaaacaaaagaaataaagtggCCCAAACTATACTCCTCTCtccatttatttctatttacaGGCCCATcccctttttttaattaattatcagGCCCAAAGAAATCAAGCCCAAACCTCCTTATTCCTCCAATGCATCGGCCCCCAATTCacaaacaaaagaagaagaaaaagaaatcgGGAACCCTAGCCCCCTTCCTCTCATCTCTCGCCTTCCGTCGCCGGCGTTTCCCTCTACGCCGTCGCCATCTCCTGCCCACCCCTCTCAACTTCCGGCTTGCTGCGAGCTGTCACCACCACCGTGTTCGCGAAACGCCGTCGGGTAGACCCTCTGCCCCCTAGCCGACGCTGCGGCGATGCCCCATGGTTTTAGCAGCAAATGCTCCTCCGCCGAGCATCGAGCCGAACCCCGACGGTCCAGCTGCCCAGCAGCTCCTCCGTCGCCAACCCCTCCCAAAGCTAAGTTTCTTCTTTATTCCTTTTAGTGGTGTGAAAAGGAGCCGGCAAATTCCTATGTTTCTGTGACTTAGCATTGGGGATTTTCTTAGATTCTGTTATGGAGGATTGAATCTCATGGAGGGGTTGAGCTTGTGGTAATTGTTTCTTAAATCCAACGAAGCTTGTAGTAATGAGGCTATACTGTGGTATCATCTTGTTAGCTATTTCCTATCATGTTTATTGAAGGGCTAAGAGATCTAAGCATGATTTCTATGTCCTTCTAAGTTCTTATTCTGTGCTACCTACTGTGTTTGCGTAAAAAGATGCACAAAGGGTGTTGAGGATTTACCTCTTGTGACTGAAGATGAGCTACTCTTACTCTTGCTCGATTCCTCACTGCCTCGGTTCTCCCTCTTTCTCCTTAACTCGTTTCCTTGCTGCTCAAACTGATATGAGGCTGAGCAAATTTTGTGGTGGTGGAAGGAAAGATAGAACCGAGGGGTGTGGCATATTTATGCACagcttgtaactgaaagctgcacaaTGGTTGCTGTACTTGACTGAAAAAAAGCTTAGGCAGCTGGCTGCTCTCTTGCAGCTCTGCAGAACACTGTACCCTGAGCCCCTTTTGTAAACAATTTCTAGTGTTTCATGGTAGTGGCTGTTCTGTGCTGTATGGTACCTTGGCTCATTCATAAGTTATCTCCTTTTTGCAGGTGCACAAAGAATGGCAGGGATTTGCTAGGGGATTTCTTGACAATGGCAGGCAGGAAGGGAGTACAAGCTGTCCAACACAGTCTCCCTGAGCCCCTGCAGGTGCTGGAAGAAGGTGCCGGCTGGAATTGCTCCTTTTAGCCCAAACACTTCCTCATTTTTGAAAAGGTAAGGCTACACATTCTCCTTTTAAATACCTCTTTTAGTTGTCTTTAATTTATGCAACTAATTCTCTTTTTTTGTGTGCTTTGGCAAGAGCTGCGGCTGCTACGGGGCTGCCCTCTCTCGTGGCTTCTCGGACTCGTCGCTGCTTTGCCGAGACGGTTCGGCGATGGAGGTCGATATAGATGCTAGGGACTCGAATTGTAATAGTGTAGCTcggtttatattttttttgtgtcgACAAGGATTGTGAAATTGTTAGTTTGAGATTAAATGACATTGGAAAATTCATTAGCTTTAATTC is a window encoding:
- the LOC121770716 gene encoding katanin p80 WD40 repeat-containing subunit B1 homolog KTN80.4-like, with the protein product MIFNPDGKTLLCGLHENLKVFSWEPIRSHDTVDVGWSKLSDMNIHEGKLLGCSYNQSCVGVWVVDISRIEPYAIGKTARLTDDNDAKSNSGGSSVTTEDNVKANLGRLSLSNNADVVKETRSLTRLSVPQNSDKDSKSSASPPITPQKSNISVVSKTLPANAPSISSSTNPKRQAPISSKSLIQQI